From a region of the Epinephelus fuscoguttatus linkage group LG21, E.fuscoguttatus.final_Chr_v1 genome:
- the LOC125882247 gene encoding uncharacterized protein LOC125882247, translating to MLSDILERLAEKIFSYKVYPSDADLGDVAEALTRKHPCLRQPDSFNESYGWKLRLKSKMCNYRTQLKSHGLASELMVNTLKSKSREDPLPLPAKNNKKARRGEANYYPQPSIETPESLEQERTSLLTEVKKRNNEKTIREKMARTFEFRRQEVVDQKPSIENLMERWPALFQMEEINAEFLRVTAVPLLTRFMAQLDKYSTQLLKIIRKKGGATKAKPATILEFLDQDADADVRRECVLKSLII from the exons ATGCTGTCCGACATATTGGAAagattggcagagaagattttcTCCTACAAGGTGTACCCCAGTGATGCAGACCTGGGTGATGTTGCAGAGGCTCTGACAAGGAAGCATCCCTGCCTGAGGCAACCAGACTCCTTCAATGAGAGCTACGGATGGAAACTGAGACTCAAGAGTAAGATGTGCAACTATCGCACTCAGCTGAAGTCACATGGACTTGCATCTGAGCTCATGGTGAACACTCTAAAATCCAAGTCACGAGAAGATCCCCTTCCCCTCCCAgcaaagaacaacaaaaagGCAAGAAGAGGTGAGGCCAATTACTATCCTCAGCCCAGCATTGAGACTCCAGAAAGCCTGGAGCAAGAGAGAACATCACTTCTGACTGAAGTAAAGAAGAGAAACAATGAGAAAACCATACGGGAGAAGATGGCCAGGACCTTCGAGTTTAGGAGGCAAGAGGTTGTGGATCAGAAGCCTTCCATTGAGAACCTCATGGAAAGATGGCCAGCTCTATTTCAGATGGAAGAG ATCAATGCCGAGTTTCTGAGGGTTACTGCAGTTCCCCTGCTGACGAGATTTATGGCCCAGCTGGACAAGTACTCAACGCAGCTACTGAAGATCAtcagaaagaaaggaggagcAACCAAAGCAAAACCTGCCACAATCCTGGAATTTCTTGATCAG GATGCCGATGCTGATGTCAGAAGGGAGTGTGTCCTCAAATCTCTCATCATATAA